The Temnothorax longispinosus isolate EJ_2023e chromosome 7, Tlon_JGU_v1, whole genome shotgun sequence genome contains a region encoding:
- the LOC139816381 gene encoding uncharacterized protein, whose protein sequence is MVSETNDKLQILYSLSTQDVTFALTRIGEEVLCGYTLIKTEHPKLRNLVILETNKGDSFARKRPLAIENIDIFAYVNSKFVYVERHIRTQMNRLYTDVLKQRCNLERQVMKNALSLAMHAPDDFAYQIMKGPGYMAVISGEVVHITKCTPVEVKIRQTRECYQQLPVSKGNETYFLTPRTHILFRTGMQISCSRILPTMYQLNDGWYRITPNVEYSKAPMIMEPMTKPTWHYSDPGSLAASGIYTNQDLEKLRDHIMFPAEKVGILNTVARGVKEEPIITQGISFSYLLDEDSLQKITENAWRKIWGAFLIFGNATAGLIGMYFFARTAKLIIDTIIHGYALHTIYGWSIHLVGALWDSVTNLLLHLARGTSKDDKKQGREAGAPPLPVEQEKTAADTEHAHVAHIKMPNQSRLPDLENICGENQPQILDVPPRAQHEGAPGHRELARELIGNLFRGRARLQRALLRRPGRLNQADQGMFQDADAISRYRALAGLNQALFEKLEGPPQEFPEGGRGRPLANPPAVPRGRARIMVEIIMQARMAGRGHGAPIQRE, encoded by the exons ATGGTTAGCGAAACGAATGATAAACTACAAATACTATATTCCTTGTCGACACAAGATGTCACATTCGCACTTACGCGAATCGGCGAAGAGGTTCTTTGCGGATACACCTTAATTAAAACAGAACACCCAAAACTTAGAAACTTAGTAAttttagaaacaaataaagGAGATTCTTTTGCACGTAAAAGACCGTTAGCTATTGAAAACATAGATATTTTTGCCTAcgtaaattcaaaatttgtttatgtAGAACGACACATTCGCACACAAATGAATCGCTTATACACAGACGTATTAAAACAACGCTGCAATTTGGAACGGCAGGTGATGAAAAACGCGCTTAGCCTTGCGATGCATGCTCCCGACGACTTCGCGTACCAAATCATGAAAGGCCCAGGATACATGGCCGTGATTTCTGGAGAAGTAGTGCACATAACGAAATGCACCCCAGTGGAAGTAAAAATACGCCAAACCAGAGAATGTTACCAACAATTGCCTGTATCGAAGGGAAACGAAACATATTTCTTGACGCCCCGAACGCACATACTCTTTAGAACAGGAATGCAAATTTCGTGCAGCAGGATACTTCCTACAATGTACCAGCTAAACGACGGATGGTACCGCATTACACCGAACGTAGAATACAGCAAAGCGCCCATGATAATGGAACCGATGACCAAGCCTACCTGGCATTACAGCGATCCAGGATCCCTGGCTGCGAGCGGCATTTACACCAATCAAGACCTCGAAAAACTGAGGGATCACATAATGTTTCCCGCCGAAAAGGTCGGAATACTGAATACCGTAGCACGAGGCGTAAAAGAGGAACCGATTATAACACAAGGAATATCATTCTCTTACCTCTTGGATGAGGACTCCTTGCAGAAAATCACAGAGAACGCCTGGAGGAAAATCTGGGGAGCGTTCTTAATTTTTGGCAATGCAACCGCAGGATTAATCGGAATGTACTTCTTCGCAAGGACGGCAAAGCTGATAATTGACACAATCATACACGGTTACGCACTACACACTATATACGGATGGTCAATACATCTAGTCGGAGCACTGTGGGACTCGGTGACCAATTTACTACTACATCTAGCGCGAGGGACATCGAAAGATGACAAAAAACAGGGAAGAGAGGCAGGAGCACCCCCGCTCCCGGTCGAACAAGAAAAAACTGCAGCGGACACCGAGCACGCACATGTCGCACAT ATCAAAATGCCCAACCAGTCGAGGTTGCCGGATCTCGAAAATATATGTGGCGAAAATCAGCCACAAATATTAGACGTGCCGCCTCGAGCGCAACACGAGGGGGCGCCGGGACATAGAGAACTGGCACGCGAGTTGATAGGAAATCTCTTTAGGGGACGGGCCAGGCTCCAAAGGGCTCTTCTTCGACGACCGGGCCGTCTCAACCAAGCGGACCAAGGTATGTTCCAGGACGCAGACGCAATATCGCGGTACCGAGCACTCGCGGGCCTAAATCAAGCCCTGTTTGAGAAGCTCGAAGGACCTCCTCAAGAATTTCCTGAGGGAGGTCGAGGGCGACCCCTCGCCAATCCCCCAGCTGTACCAAGGGGGCGAGCCAGAATCATGGTTGAAATCATCATGCAAGCGAGGATGGCTGGTCGAGGACATGGTGCTCCCATTCAGcgcgagtaa
- the LOC139816383 gene encoding uncharacterized protein → MIDDLSFVNVDNNFNNKTDKGHFDVSVEDPCTIPKASFLHSILHHSIRPPKSHIKDSWSFVREIKDIEINTDEVLVSLDVTALFTNIPKELVLRGIEKRWLDISGNTKLNLPQFLHAIELVLGSTSFSFNGDTYEQIFGSPMGSPLSPILADVVMEDLETHCLAMLNFSLSFFRRYVDDVIAVIPKDKIGDVLDAFNNYHPRLKFTHELEVNGAIPFLDTLIIKNGNRLLTNWHRKPTFSGRYVNYFSNHPLKYKYNTITSLVDHAILLSDKQFHNSNIKIVKDILRNNCFPEELIDKQINNRLKELKHRNNITDCNNVSNTFDARKYIALPYIKGLSEDIRRTVNRCGLDVLYTIPKKLDSIIKRGKDKLENMKETGVVYKIECNDCNASYIGQTLRHLETRVKEHLALKTNPPHPLLATLFVSAQIVSVEVKFTFGNLLKLLSFSGNQLRNRHAFGSESTGSPHYSSAPQHRSPRFVGGNCESESQK, encoded by the exons ATGATTGATGACTTAAGTTTTGTCAATGTAGACAATAActtcaataataaaactgaCAAAGGACACTTCGATGTATCTGTCGAAGATCCCTGCACTATACCAAAAG CGTCCTTTCTCCACAGTATCTTGCATCACTCTATTCGCCCACCTAAGTCTCACATCAAGGACAGTTGGTCCTTTGTAAGAGAAATCAAGGACATTGAGATTAATACTGATGAGGTACTCGTTTCCCTCGATGTAACGGCTCTTTTCACCAACATCCCGAAGGAGTTAGTTCTCAGAGGAATAGAAAAACGTTGGCTGGATATCTCTGGTAACACGAAGCTTAATTTGCCGCAATTTTTGCATGCTATTGAGCTGGTACTGGGATCTACGAGTTTCAGTTTTAATGGTGACACATATGAACAGATCTTTGGCAGTCCGATGGGATCTCCGCTTTCACCGATATTAGCGGATGTTGTGATGGAGGATTTAGAGACTCACTGTCTTGCTATGCTTAATTTTTCTCTGTCGTTTTTCCGCCGTTATGTCGATGATGTTATTGCCGTAATTCCTAAGGATAAAATTGGGGATGTCCTTGACGCGTTTAATAACTATCACCCCCGTTTAAAATTTACTCACGAATTGGAGGTAAATGGGGCCATCCCCTTTCTAGATACTCTCATCATCAAAAATGGCAACAGGCTTTTGACTAATTGGCACAGGAAACCCACGTTCTCGGGCCGATATGTAAATTACTTTTCCAACCATCCattgaaatacaaatataatacaatcacAAGCCTTGTTGACCATGCAATTTTACTTTCGGATAAACAATTTCacaattctaatattaaaattgtgaagGACATCCTTAGGAATAATTGCTTCCCAGAAGAGCTGATTGATAAGCAAATTAACAAcagattaaaagaattaaaacatcGCAATAACATCACCGACTGTAATAATGTAAGCAATACTTTCGACGCCCGGAAATACATTGCGCTTCCTTACATTAAGGGTCTTAGTGAGGATATTCGCCGGACCGTAAACCGATGTGGCCTCGATGTCCTTTACACGATCCCAAAAAAGCTGGATTCAATTATAAAACGGGGTAAAGATAAGCtcgaaaatatgaaagaaacaGGAGTGGTCTACAAAATCGAATGTAATGACTGTAACGCTTCTTATATTGGACAAACCTTAAGACATTTGGAAACTCGTGTGAAGGAACATTTAG CGCTCAAAACCAATCCGCCACACCCTCtgctcgccacactcttcgtcagcgctcAGATCGTCAGCGTAGAGGTCAAATTCACTTTCGGGAATTTGTTGAAATTATTGTCTTTTTCTGGGAACCAACTCCGTAATCGCCACGCTTTCGGCAGCGAAAGTACTGGATCGCCACACTATTCGTCAGCGCCCCAGCACAGATCGCCACGCTTTGTCGGCGGAAACTGCGAGTCGGAATCCCAGAAGTGA